The genomic window AGTAAATTAATTCAGTAAGTTTCTGGAAGCAAAGAACAATTTACTCGCTGGATTGTTAGTGGCCAATACGTCGCGACTTGGACAAACAGCACCCACTTGGCTGTCGAACAGATTGCACCAAAATCTTGACCCAGTTGGCGTCTCGTGACTGCCGGCATCTCGTGACCAAAACCTTGCTCTGGCACCGAAAGCAACCACCGCAAGCTCTGCCCATGTCCACGGCCAGCCAGTGCATCTTCCTCgaggaaaaagagagaagaaagagGCCGCACATAGACAGTATGACCAAACGCACCGCAGATCCCGAGCTTCCGAGAATTGCTCTCTGCGACTGCGACTGCGACTGCAAGAAGTCGCCAGACTGCGCGTGGTACGGCTCTGGTTGTTTGTCCCGAAATCGAGAGGCAAGCCCACGCCGTCgtgctcaaggaggagaggagagcGAGAGAAGAAAACAAGAACTAGGCTGGGAGAAACGCAGAAATCCAAGCACCCCCGCCACGCTGCTCTCTCCGGAATGCAGAATCCAAGCATCTTCACCCCGACTGCTTTTCCAGTTCCCACACTCCTCTGGCATATACAAACATACACCTCTGCATGTTCAGAGATGATACGCCATGCCTGTGTGCTCTGCTTCCTCTTGGCCTTCACCGCCATTAACCATCCCAAGCATCCTAGGTAGGTAGTTCCTTGAAGCATGCACGTCCTTTAACTGAACATAGGTTTCCTCTTCTCCCTCAGGGTTTTCCTTGAAGCATGTTCTTTCGCTGATTATTAGGTTTACTACTATTCCCACATagattttgcgcactgtgtccgcCGTTTCGATGTTGCATATGATTGGCGCAAATAATTGACCCATCTCCCCTTCCCTCCATAACCTCTGGCTCTGTAGAGCAGAAGGAACAAAAAGAGGTGAGCAAAGCGGCTAATGAAGCATATTATTGGACTCCTTAAGTTCAAAACTGagataaataaagaaaataagatgggtgcagagaaggcacatGTGCGGCAAGAAGGGACAAAGGTGGTGCGGTGCAAAAACAATGCAAGGACGGTCCCCCGTTGCTAAGTTTCAGAGGCCTCTGTTATCCCGTGTGTGCGTGCATACGAGAGAGAGCGGAGCCACCTGTTGGTGGTCACCTCAGTCCCCACTGCGCCCCTCTCTACAGTCTACACCATCGTCTGCATGGTATGGCACAGGGATATGCATACATATGCTAGGCAACAGCAGAGCCACAAGGCAACACACACATACGCACAAGAGCTCTTGCAGTATTGCACCCGTCTGCCATCTATATAGCCTCTAGCATTTGCTCCCTTAAGCTGTTTCTCTAATTCCAAGCATACTACCATCCTCCCGTTCCCTATCCATCTTCTCATTTTGGAGAAGGGGGGTTATGGCCAGTGGCAGCCCCACAACTACCTCCAGCtccctgctcctcttcttcctcctctcttgctTGCTCATCGGCCATGCTCTCTGCAACCAAGGCCACCATGGCAGCATCTCAGGTTTCACCTCTGCACTACAAATACTGAGTGCTCTTTCTCTGTTCTTGCATGAGATTggcttgttttctttttctttctttagtGTGCATATGTTCACTATGTATTCACTAGTTTCACTTCAATCTACTGTCCAGGTGCAGACTATGGAGAACAATATGCTCACCAGGGATTACCTGAAGAACATACGGACTTGCAAGAGAACATCAAGGTACATATGCCATCTAGTCAGTACTAAGTGCCGTTCTTATAGGTACTATATTTTCTAGTGTTTTCAGCACATGATAAATAATGCCTGAATAAAGATTCTGTAAACTTCAACTTGCTTGAAATACTACATACCTGTCTATGGAGTTTTTGGTAAGCAGACTGATAGAAAGAGGAAACAGTAGCCACTTGCCTCCTTCCTTGCTCCTACAGTTAGTACGAGAAGCTCTAAGAACAAGAGCAAAACAGCATGGGTGCGGGATATGCAAGTTAATTCGGAAAATGGGGCCCATGACATGGCCATCTGAAAGCAACAATAACTAACATGATGTTCACATGCTTCACAGCAGGGTCTAAACAAGGAGAAACCGCCCAAGTATGCAAGGAGAATGCTGATTGGTTCAATTGCTCCCATATGCACGTACAACGAATGCAGGGGGTGTCGATCCAAGTGTACTGCTGAGCAAGTTCCGGTGGATGCAAATGACCCCATGAATAGTGCCTATCATTACAAGTGTGTCTGCCACAGGTGATCATTGATGGTTAGTAGGAGCTTCTATGATATGATATGTCTAGTAGAGAGTAGTAGTTTTCCTTCagtctcctcttcttttccttctATTCTCTTTCTCTGTTAAAAAggcttcttcttttttcctttttcttttttactaGAGGTTAACTAGTAGCAGACTGGAGGGGCATTTTGTACTGTAAGATGTCTAGTTCAGCTTGTGAACTAGTAATTTTGAGAGTGAATGGTCTGAAATTTTGATATCGGAAGACCAGCTTGGCTGTGCAGATAACCAGTTTCTttgttaatactccctccgtcccaaaataagtgtcgctggtttagtacaaagttagtaaagctttgtactaaatcagcgacacttactttgagacggagggagtatattgcaaCTAGAAATCAAATCTATAAGCAGACCTCGATGTGGTCTTCTGCTTGAATAGGCTTAGAACTTCAGACTGGATCTTCTGCACTGTGGTCTCCAACTGTGCAGTGTATAAATGCTGTAAACGTTCGTATGTTCCACCAGAAGTTGACAGTATCTTCTCTACCCTGGGCATCTTCAGCTCTCGTGGGTTTTGTGCCATCCCTCTTTCCATGTAACAACGAACAACCACCTGTACTGTACAAGGGAGCAGTAGattcatattgacaaatcagagaAAGAAAGAAGATGGTGACTTCTGTGCAGACTGCATTTCCTCAGCAGAGCAGGCTTCATGCTGTTGAATTTAACCAACCAGGTCTAGTTTCATGTATGTACCACATTTTTACGCAAAAGCTGTAGCATAGGTAATAAACAATCCAGTACCAAACAGAGCATTTATTTTGCAAGCAGAGAGGCTGCAGGGTGCCTTGTATGCATTCAACAAAAGAACAGTTGAAGATTTGTCTCAATAGGAATATTTATTACCAATAGCTCTTTTACTGGAGGGGTAAGGATGCTTATATACAACGGGACACTCTGGAGTAACTCATGTATATTTGAACGACACTGGCAGGTGCAGGTTCAGGCACTACTGTCCGTTGGCAAGTATTGCTCTCTTTAAACCTTATTTTTCCTGCTCAAATAGATTACTACGGTTCTAAACAAAGCACTGTTCATCCTATATTCAGGTTCTGCATCTGTGTGATGACCCAGTTACCTACAGGGCTGGTGTGGATCAGTAACAGGGTGACATAGTTACCTGCAGAACCATGTTTACTTTAGTAGCCCGCCACCCACGTTCAAGCCCCAGGCTCCGCAGGTTTATACCTGGTTGTTTCCTCTTAATAAATTGCCACACGGTCTAGTCCCTGTTGGTCTCGTTTTTATGTTTTACTTTAGTAAGTCTATTTGACCAGTAGACAAGTAGAGCTCACAAAAATCTATAGTGTTTCACCCAATAGAAAGAGGTCAAGACATGAATTTTAGAAAGTTAACATACAGCAGAACTATTGGAAGTCTTCAGAATTGACAGGTATTGTGCTTAAAGCCTTAATTCTGCCTGTTTGAAAACAATTCCTTATTCACCAAAGGAATTCAGTGAGAATAATGCCTAAAGACAGAGGCGGCTAGTGTAAATGCTGGCCCACACATTACATCGGCAATTACGTTTGAACTTAATAATTTCCAAACCAAGAAAAAGCAGCATGTAGGAAAATGCTCAAAGCAAGTAATCGCACTATGCTGACCATGGACCGATTACACGTGAAGAGCTGAGGGTAGCAGCTTTACCATTTGCTCCTACTGTAGCTTCAAATGGCTTCAGGACCAGCATGTAGATCTCCTAAAAAGACAATGAGAAAAAAGAAGATCAATCCAGTTGTATCCTGAGAGTGACATTACAGAAGAGGGTTCGTATGGCGAGAGGAATAAAAAGCTGCCGCACAGTGGCCCTAGTGCTACTCTAGCGGTAGAAGCAGGTCAGCATTTTTCTTAAGAAAACAAGAAGAGGTCTCCTATGAAGTGGTCCTGCAAAAATATTCACATGGAAGTAAGCAGTAGGATCCATCTCGAGCTGTTTTGTTTTGTATAACATGAGATGCATGCCTTCGACCCAACATAGGATGACACATGGGTTGCAGCTCCTTCGAATCAAGGCCTGAAGGTTGCAGCTCTTTCGTATCTCTATAGTGCTCATAATAGTTAATGCTATTATATATTTATATTCTAATTTATGCTAAAGCATGCTTCTAGATCGGCAGCATTCAAAAAAATGGCCAGCCAATTTTGACATCACTAAGGTTATGAAATTTGCCTATGGGCATCCAAGAGAATCTCTGGTCAGGAAACTGGATATTCAGAACAGCTTTGTAATGTGGAAAACAATGAATTTGACATGAAGCCAAATAATTCACGTAAAGAGAACATGGTTGTTCTTTGCACTTCTATGCTTAGATGGTCATTCCTACTATATTTCACATGATTAATTTCCATCTATTTTCATTCAAACATAAAATAATAGTGTAGAAAGTAGACAGAAATAGCTAGCGACATTGACAATTGGACTTGCTGCATACTATCTCGATGACGCCAGCCTTCAACCTGAGTTTCACTTTTCTTCATTCTGAGGATATTAAAGACCAACTCAAGAGAGGTTCGATGTCTTTTTATTAAGATCAAACTTGTGGTTAAGCCTGAAATCGTTATCAAAACTTCATGATCATCAACTGGTAGCCCCAAACTGTTCCTTACCCATTCAAACTGGCTGAAAGAagggataaaaacatcaagctcaaATAGAGTTTGTCCATTCAACAAATATGTTTCACATAGTGAACTACGAAGGTTGAAATTAATTACCTCCGTGCAAGCAAGTCGATGAAAGCAAAATGGACCACCACCCCATGGATCTCAAGATCTCTGCGTTTTGGTACCTTTTAGTCAGTCTGCAACTAAGTCCAGTAAAATGAATACAAGGCATGGACCAGTGTGCAAGTAACTAAGCACCCATTTGGCTGCTATATCAATAGAACTTGGGAGGTAGCTCTTCCAACAGCGTAATTAACTACCAGGTGCAATTTTCGATCATGTTGATATCTCCAAAGTCCTCTGGGAAATAAGCCACAGCTCCAACCAAACACTTTGTTTTCCTGAAACCAATGAAGTGTGGAAATGTTCAGAAGGACTAACTTGGATTTGGACACTAAAAAGGGCAATAGTGGCAATTATGTTTTGTTTTATCTGGAGACTCACATTTGCAAATGTTTGTCATGACAAGCAGCTTCAGAAAGAAACCCCGGGACACTGAGTTTTCAAGAGCTCCATCCAGCATTGTAGCATTTCATGCCAAGAATGTTCAATCAACTAACAGGCATCACACCAAGAGATTCAACACAATTTCGGTGCAACAGAGCAATCAAGCAGATGCTACCATGTTAGATAAATTCCACAGCATCATGTAAATTTCATCCTTATCAGGATGTGAACTGCCTCCATTCACAAACTCGTGTATTTGTCCATCCGCCTCAATCACACTCCTTCCAATGTCCTTTTTCATCCCTTCA from Triticum aestivum cultivar Chinese Spring chromosome 3B, IWGSC CS RefSeq v2.1, whole genome shotgun sequence includes these protein-coding regions:
- the LOC123071937 gene encoding EPIDERMAL PATTERNING FACTOR-like protein 9 isoform X2; translated protein: MASGSPTTTSSSLLLFFLLSCLLIGHALCNQGHHGSISGADYGEQYAHQGLPEEHTDLQENIKGLNKEKPPKYARRMLIGSIAPICTYNECRGCRSKCTAEQVPVDANDPMNSAYHYKCVCHR
- the LOC123071937 gene encoding EPIDERMAL PATTERNING FACTOR-like protein 9 isoform X1 yields the protein MASGSPTTTSSSLLLFFLLSCLLIGHALCNQGHHGSISGADYGEQYAHQGLPEEHTDLQENIKQGLNKEKPPKYARRMLIGSIAPICTYNECRGCRSKCTAEQVPVDANDPMNSAYHYKCVCHR